DNA sequence from the Methanobacterium sp. genome:
CCGTTAATAATGGCATCACCCATATATCCATGTTCTAATAGGTTTTTTGTTAAACGATAGTTGTAGTAGGAGTCCAACTCGATCATGTAAGGAAGACCGTTTTCATCTTGATAAAAACTTTTTTCAGCATCAGAATATCCGTCTAAATTAACGGCATCCAATCTCAAGAATAATCCAACCGAAAATATCAATAAAATAATCCCGATCCTAACCAAAAATTGTTTATTCATTTTGACTCCCGTCAATATTTACAGATAATTGGTGAAATCTTATATATATGAATATTGCTCTTAATCAGTTGGAGGTTAATAAAAAATAAAGGAAATTATCCATTGTCCCAATAATTTACTGGGATAATGCTACTCCTATTCTCAATACAATGTGTATTGGTAAAATGGTAAACTAGATTAGTGAGCATGAAGAAATAGTATGTCATCTCTAATATCTACCACAACAATAACACGATAAATTGAGTTATATGTCGTTATTTAAAAATCCATGGGGCTCCAATGAGAAGACTAATTTTAGAAGTCGATTCTTTGGAGTGGGCACTGAAGAAGAGCTTAACCAGCCTAAAGTGCATGAAAATGTTACTCTGGGAGTTAGTTACAAATTCAGATCTAAACCTCCAGTAATAGGTAAAAATGCACTTCTCCGTTCCAACACTGTGATCTACAATGATGTGGAAATTGGGAATGATTTTCAAACTGGACACGGAGTACTAATCCGGGAAAAGACTAAAATAGGGGACAAAGTACTCCTCGGCACTAATAGTGTCATCGAGGGCCATTGCGAAATTGGTAGCAATATCAGCATACAATCAAATGTTTACATCCCACAAAATACTTTAATTGAAGATCAAGTTTTCCTTGGACCTTGTTCATGCTTCACCAA
Encoded proteins:
- a CDS encoding N-acetyltransferase, with translation MSLFKNPWGSNEKTNFRSRFFGVGTEEELNQPKVHENVTLGVSYKFRSKPPVIGKNALLRSNTVIYNDVEIGNDFQTGHGVLIREKTKIGDKVLLGTNSVIEGHCEIGSNISIQSNVYIPQNTLIEDQVFLGPCSCFTNDRYPLRATYDLKGPIIRKGASIGANSTFLSGIEVGEGAMVAAGAIVTRDVPPYYLAIGAPAKHKPLPKQFKKLNKI